Proteins from a single region of Brassica napus cultivar Da-Ae unplaced genomic scaffold, Da-Ae ScsIHWf_2673;HRSCAF=3431, whole genome shotgun sequence:
- the LOC125601879 gene encoding photosystem II D2 protein-like translates to MGVAGVLGAALLCAIHGATVENTLFEDGDGANTFRAFNPTQAEETYSMVTANRFWSQIFGVAFSNKRWLHFFMLFVPVTGLWMSALGVVGLALNLRAYDFVSQEIRAAEDPEFETFYTKNILLNEGIRAWMAAQDQPHENLYIP, encoded by the coding sequence TGCGCTATTCATGGTGCTACTGTAGAAAATACTTTATTTGAAGATGGTGATGGTGCAAATACATTCCGTGCTTTTAACCCAACTCAAGCCGAAGAAACTTATTCAATGGTCACCGCTAACCGCTTTTGGTCACAAATCTTTGGGGTTGCTTTTTCCAATAAACGTTGGTTACATTTCTTTATGTTATTTGTACCAGTAACTGGTTTATGGATGAGTGCTCTTGGAGTAGTCGGTCTAGCTTTGAACCTACGTGCCTATGACTTCGTTTCCCAGGAAATCCGTGCAGCGGAAGATCCGGAATTTGAGACTTTCTAtactaaaaatattcttttaaacgAAGGTATTCGCGCTTGGATGGCGGCTCAAGATCAGCCTCATGAAAACCTTTATATTCCCTGA